The Longimicrobium sp. genomic sequence CGCGGCCCCGGCTGCCGGTGCGGCCGCCGCGCCGGCCACGGGTGGCGCGGCCGCTCCCGCCGCCGACAGCGCCGCGTGACGGACGCGCTGGCGGGCGGCCTGCCCGGCGAGCTGGAAGAGCGTCCGCCGGTGGCGCGCATGGCCATCGCCGTGCTGGCGCTGATCGGGCTGCTTGTGGCCGCGTACCTGTCGATGTACAAGATGGGAATGCTGGGCGTCATCCAGTGCCAGATCGGCTCGTGCGAAAAGGTGCAGACGTCGCAGTACGCGTACTTCCTGGGCCTGCCCGTGGCCTACTACGGCGTGGCCGCGTACGTCGCCATCCTGGTGGTGGCCATGCTGGGCATTCAGCCGCGGTTCGAGCGCGAGCGGTGGGTGGCGCTGGCGCTGTTCGGCATGTCGGCGGTGGGAGTGCTGTTCTCGGCCTACCTCACGTACCTGGAAGCGGCGGTCATCCACGCGTGGTGCCAGTGGTGCGTGGTGTCGGCCGTGCTGATCACGTTGATCTTCCTGCTTTCCCTTCCGGGGCTGCGGCAGGCCCGGTAGGGCGCGGGTTCACTGAATTTTCGGGAGCAACGAGGATGTCGCAGACTCCGGGGCAGACCGTGCGCGTGCGGCTGCTGTTCGCAGACCAGGGAACGTTCCACCCCGAAACGGTGCACGTGCCGCTGGACATGCTGTCGCGCTACGAGCGGCTGGTAGACCTGCTTCGCGAGGAGGAGTCGGTCACGCGCCAGCTCTTCGTCGACATGGGACGCCTGGTCTCGGCCGCGGTGATCGGGGACGGCGAGCAGGACTGAGATCTTCCCTCCCCGCGGCAAAACAGGATCGGCCCTCCACCGCGCCGCGGGGGAGGGCCGATGCCGTGAGTGCGTCCGCGGATCAGGGGGCCGGCGGGGCGGGCGCGGGCGCGTTCAGCAGCGAATCGATCGTGGCCGAGAGCTGCTCGTACGGCACGGCGCCGGTCATCATCTGCTGGCCGCCGCGGCTGCCGAGGATGAACGTGGGCGTGCCCTGGATGCCGGCCTGGGATGCCTGCATGGCGTCGCCGACGATCAGCGAGGCCACGCGGTCGTTGCGGGTGCAGTCGCGGAACGCGTCCATGTCCAGCCGAAGCTCCTGCGCGAATCCCTCGAACCGCTCGGTGGCGTTCGCCTGCCCCGACCACTCGCGCTGCGTGGCGAACAGGCGATCGTGCATGGGCCAGAACTTGTCCTGCGCCGAGGCGCACATCGACGCTTCGGCCGCGGCGAACGCCTGCTGGTGGTTGGCCAGCGGGAGGTGGATGTACAGCATTCGCACCCGCCCGGTGCGCACGTACGCGCTGTCGATGCGGGGATACGTGGTGGTGGCGAACTCGCGGCAGTACGGGCACTGGAAGTCCGATACCTCGACGATGGTCATCG encodes the following:
- a CDS encoding DsbA family protein, with the protein product MNRLRPLACAAILLVAATLSTAACAQPGGSGTQGADAAQTPAALIARADSGRYKGSATATMTIVEVSDFQCPYCREFATTTYPRIDSAYVRTGRVRMLYIHLPLANHQQAFAAAEASMCASAQDKFWPMHDRLFATQREWSGQANATERFEGFAQELRLDMDAFRDCTRNDRVASLIVGDAMQASQAGIQGTPTFILGSRGGQQMMTGAVPYEQLSATIDSLLNAPAPAPPAP
- a CDS encoding vitamin K epoxide reductase family protein — its product is MTDALAGGLPGELEERPPVARMAIAVLALIGLLVAAYLSMYKMGMLGVIQCQIGSCEKVQTSQYAYFLGLPVAYYGVAAYVAILVVAMLGIQPRFERERWVALALFGMSAVGVLFSAYLTYLEAAVIHAWCQWCVVSAVLITLIFLLSLPGLRQAR